CGCCATAGCAGCGGCGCTTTCGCTCATCTTGGCTATATTAAGCACCAGGATAACCGGTGCGTCGATGATTTTAGCGATCTTGGCAGTGCTGCCGCCGCCTTCGGGCTTCCGGTGGCCGTCGTAGAGGCCCATGACCCCCTCGACCACGGCTATGTCCTTGCTCCGGTTAAAATAGCTGAAAAGCTCTTTCAGGTTACCTTCGGGCAGCATCCAGGAATCGAGGTTGTGGCAGTAGCCGGAGGCGGCAAGGCTGAGGTAGCCCGGATCGATGTAGTCCGGGCCGCATTTAAACGGTTGAACTCTGAGGCCGCGGCGGTGAAGGGCGTAGGTTATGCCGGTAGCGATGGTCGTTTTACCGACGCCGCTCGAAGTTCCAGCTATAACGAAACGAGGAATGTTCAAATCAGCCCCTCGGGGAAACTAAAGCTCATTTGATTATAATCCGGTGAAGTTTATCGGTCAATGGGTTACGGTCATTTAATCCGGAGATCGATCAAATGAGGCTTGATTTCGGCATCGGATAAAACCTTGGTCAACGCAGGGATTTCCTCGGCTACCGCCACGATGACCACTTCAAGGCCGTAGCGCAAAGCTTCTACCGCCACCTGGGGAACGGCGTAAAAATATCTTGGTTCTACGGCAATTTTCCTCAGGGCGGCATATGCCTCAATGCCCGCAGCCGCCACATGTTTCTTGCCTTCTACCAAAGATTTTAACCGTGACAGATCAGCGCTGCGGGAGCCCCCCTCGAGGATGCCGGGCACAGATACCAGGGTGATCCTACCTAATTTCAGCGGGATAATGCCTTTAACCCCGGAAATACCGACATCTTCTCCCGATTCGGCGTTTTGTGCCGCCAATCCCCATGCTCCGCCATTCTTTTCCGGTCGGGCAGAGAGTATCCCTTCTCTCATCACCAGGCCGACTTCCTGGCCTTCGGAGATTTTACCTTCCGCTAACGCAGCATTGACCGAGATATCAGTGACAGCTCGTTCGGCTAAGTTGACATAATCGTTTAACGCCCTGAGTTCTTTGAGCATCCAATTCACGCCGCTGGAAGTGACCCGATAGCGTGAACGACCTTCGGCGGCAACCAATCCATCGGCGGTCATATGCTTTAAATAGTCCGAAATTGCCTGTGGAGTGATGCTAAGGTTCGCGGCGATGGTTTTCTGCTCGATAGCCGGACCTTTTGAAGCAATCTCTACCATTATTTGAAATCGGGTGGAGGCGTTTTTGGTATGCAGGATATCAGCCATCGGGTTCTCTCATCAGATAGGTGATGCACATTATAGCATTGACATTCAATCTATTTCGGGGTATTACGTTGATTAAATGCTGGTGTAATATTTTGACATAATAAAGATAAGGGACTATATTTATTTACAATTGGCAAGTTAAAGAATAGAAGGTTTGTAGCACGTGAAAATTAGAACTTTGGTGATAGTTGCGGCGACAATCGGAGTATTTACTTTAGCGGGTTGTTCCTCCAAAGCTGGCGCTGAGCAAAATACCAATCCGCCGGTAACAACGCCCCCGCCGACTACGTCACTGGCGCCGACAGGAGATAACACGCCGCCCATCCTGAGTGGTTACGCGAACTGCCTTGGTTGCCATGGGTACGTGCCGGCAGGAATCCTCCCGGGCAGCCATGGTAGCCTGACCGTAGATGGCGATTAGATTTTAACTTGAACAAAAGAAGGCCACCGCTCGCGGTGGCCTTCTTGTTTTTGATCGGTTTTAATGTGAGCCGCCTGGGGCTCGAACCCAGCACAACCTGATTAAAAGTCAGGTGCTCTACCAACTGAGCTAGCGGCCCATGTAAAGGGAAGTTTAACAAAACTTGCGGCTATGGCGCAAATATCGCCGTTCGGAGCTTAACATCCGGGGACGTTCTGCAAATCCTCCAGGATAAAGCCAATCACTTTTTTTACCGCCATGGAGACAGGTTCGGTGAGTCCTTCATGCAATTCCAAACTGCCCGGTTGAATGCCATAGAAGATGACGTCCCCCGGCAGTTCACCGGTCAGACCGAGCAAGAAGATGGCTTCATGGACGCCGATGTCGTGCACCGACACGCTCATCTTCCGGGTTTCAGCCAGTTGTTCCGGACCGAATTTGAACACCGCGCCGGGCTCTACATCTGCGTCGAGGGCATCGATGATGATAACTTTCTCGCGCCCACGCATGACATCGATGAGTTCCATCGCCCGGGTCGCACCGTCGACGACTTCGACACACGCCGGCAGGGGATGCTTCTGGAGTTCCTCGACGACACGCACACCGACTCCCTCATCTGACAGCAAAATGTTGCCAACGCCCAAAACCAGTACGCGCAGGGGAACCTTGTTATCTGTGTCATCGGGACTTGTCCGAGTCATGAGTTCACAGGATACCATAACTGCGGCACTTTGGCATGAGCCAGCCTCAGACAGCGAAAGCTTTGTCTCTGTCTCCTGAAACCTTGTCCATCAGACCCTTGATCACCGCCTCCCAGGTATAATCCTTGGCGGTCGCCCGCGCCGAATTTCGAATCTTGCCTTCGTGATGATCATTTTCATCAAGGTAAGTGACGTATTCTTCAATTTCCTTTGGGTCGGTTGATTCAAGGACTATGGCGTTATCGAGGTGCCTGGCGTAATCCTCGCCGGTGCCGCCGGTGAAGGCAACGCCCCCGGCCGCCATCGCTTCGAGGCCGACCAAACCGAACGGCTCATGGCGGCTGTTAGCCAGCACAGCGTCCGAGGTGTTGTAAAGGATTCTTAGCAGTTGAGGGCTGCAGTGAAATTTCATGTTGACCACATCGGCGTCTTGGGCTCCCTGGACGACCGCCTCCAGGCAATCAGGGGTACCGGGGGAATCAGAAAACACGTCTTTGACTCTCAGTCCGAGTTGATGAGCGTTGTAAAGGACTTCTTCGCCGAAAGGCTCCATGCCTCCCCGAGCCAGCAAAAGAGGTTGCTTGCCGGCGCTTTTCAACCTAGCAGTAGCTTCAACCGCTTCATTCCAACCTTTGGTGGGATCAAACCGGGCAACCTTGGTAAGCAACAGGTCTCGTTTCAGTTTTGCTCTTAGTTCCGTCGATTCCTCTTCATCGATACCACCGAGCATGGCTTCCGGGATGCCGTTGGGGATCACGATGGAGTTAATACCCTTTTCTCTCATCACGTGTTTCATGTACTTACTGACGGTGGTCACCGTGGAGTTCTCGGCGAGCCTTTTCCAATCGATGCGTTCAAATCCAAAGGTATTGTTGGCGTTCCACAAGATTTCGGTTTTTTCACGTAAGCCGGCGGCAAGGAGTTGTTCCCCAAGGCGGCAAGTAGCTTCCGCTGTATGCCATTCTTCGGAAAGTACAACGACGTTTTCCCGACGCTCCACCGCCGGCCGGATAATCCTATCGATAACATAGGGAGGGATAGACCTGCTGTAATCCTCGACCTTCTCGTTTTCTCCCTGGTAAACGCCATTGGGATTGTATTCGGAGATCCATTGGCACCACCGATGAAGAGTTAAATGGCTGTCCGGCTGCGATTCCTCACCGCGGCGTTTCGGGTCGCCGATAAAAAACAGATGGGTGTCGTAGTTCCTGCCCAGGCAATGGCTCAGATTGGAAACGCGCGCCCCCAACCCCCCGGCGAGCGAATATCTGTCCGGCCCTTCGAACGAAAGGAGAATAAAAGTCGTGTTGCCGCTTGTAAATTTACGCCTATCCACTCAGAGTCCCTTTTTCCCAATCACTGCCATAAAATTGGCTAGCCCCCATGGTTGGACTCATTATCAAGCCTGAAGATGAAGCAGGGGAATTGGTATAACTACCTAAAGGTCCCCCCGTCGGGTACTTAATTTCCGGTAAGTACTTTGTGGGTGGGCGGTTTAGGGTGAGTTCACCGAAGGAAAAGCGCTAGTGTCGCCAGGTTTCGTCTGAACCGAAATAAACCAGCAATGTGGTATCGAGATCGCGTTCCAATTGCTGAAAGGCTAGAGGTCGGCTCTTGATATCATGAAGCTGTGGCCGTTTTTCCAGTGCGATTAGTTTGACACCCTCGCCCATATCTTTTTCAAGTTCTCGGAGCCGCGATAATCCGTATTGATCGATCTGTTTAAACAACTGTGCCATATGATTCTCCTCTGAGTAATGAAAACATTATCTACGCAATCGGTAGATTGTGTAATTAGTAGGCTTACGAATTGTTGCTGTTTTGGTTACTTATTTTTGCTTGCAGGGTGTACTTGTTAACCTTGGCAGCATTACGACCGGGCGGTACATGTAGAATGATGATCCATAGGAAGCATTAAGTGATTCGAAACCGAACGGCGTATAATTGCCGCGAAAGAGGTGCGGAGGAGCACAATAGGCGATAAACCTCTAGACCCCGAACATAAAATGCCCTCAGGTCCTTGGATAACCGAAGAGG
This is a stretch of genomic DNA from Dehalogenimonas etheniformans. It encodes these proteins:
- a CDS encoding Crp/Fnr family transcriptional regulator, yielding MADILHTKNASTRFQIMVEIASKGPAIEQKTIAANLSITPQAISDYLKHMTADGLVAAEGRSRYRVTSSGVNWMLKELRALNDYVNLAERAVTDISVNAALAEGKISEGQEVGLVMREGILSARPEKNGGAWGLAAQNAESGEDVGISGVKGIIPLKLGRITLVSVPGILEGGSRSADLSRLKSLVEGKKHVAAAGIEAYAALRKIAVEPRYFYAVPQVAVEALRYGLEVVIVAVAEEIPALTKVLSDAEIKPHLIDLRIK
- a CDS encoding glycosyltransferase family 4 protein; protein product: MDRRKFTSGNTTFILLSFEGPDRYSLAGGLGARVSNLSHCLGRNYDTHLFFIGDPKRRGEESQPDSHLTLHRWCQWISEYNPNGVYQGENEKVEDYSRSIPPYVIDRIIRPAVERRENVVVLSEEWHTAEATCRLGEQLLAAGLREKTEILWNANNTFGFERIDWKRLAENSTVTTVSKYMKHVMREKGINSIVIPNGIPEAMLGGIDEEESTELRAKLKRDLLLTKVARFDPTKGWNEAVEATARLKSAGKQPLLLARGGMEPFGEEVLYNAHQLGLRVKDVFSDSPGTPDCLEAVVQGAQDADVVNMKFHCSPQLLRILYNTSDAVLANSRHEPFGLVGLEAMAAGGVAFTGGTGEDYARHLDNAIVLESTDPKEIEEYVTYLDENDHHEGKIRNSARATAKDYTWEAVIKGLMDKVSGDRDKAFAV
- a CDS encoding hydrogenase maturation protease, whose product is MTRTSPDDTDNKVPLRVLVLGVGNILLSDEGVGVRVVEELQKHPLPACVEVVDGATRAMELIDVMRGREKVIIIDALDADVEPGAVFKFGPEQLAETRKMSVSVHDIGVHEAIFLLGLTGELPGDVIFYGIQPGSLELHEGLTEPVSMAVKKVIGFILEDLQNVPGC